The Chitinophagaceae bacterium region GAATGAAATAAATAGAATAAATTCTTTTAGGTTTGACTAAAGGACAGGTAATCTAAACCGGCAGAAAGTGATTAACGGCTTTTCAACAACCTATAAAGTTTCACCACTTTTTAAAAGTATCGTGCACAAAAGCATGAATTTTTCCGGTATAATGGAAAAATTAGTACAAATATTTCCGATATAATGGAAATATTAGGGGTTTTTTAGAGAAAGCGGCAGTGAGTATTTTGCTTTTAAATTTAGGGATTTTGAAAAACATCCTCAGGCTACATTTTTATTTTCGAACACATTAATTTTATCTAATTCATTTTTTTTCTCCGCTTTTTCTTCTTCAATGTCATAATCATCTTGTAATCCAAGCCAAAACTTTGCTGAATTGCCAAAATATTTGCTCAGCCGAAGGGCAGTGTCCGCTGTAATTCTTCGTTTACCCTTAATAATTTCTGAAATTCTTGTTTGTGGTATATTCAATTCTTTCGAAAGCCGGTACGCTGTAATTTCAAGCGGTTCAAGAAATTCATAGTAAAGGACTTCTCCCGGATGTACGTTTGCTAACTTTTTCATTTTTTAATTCTTTTAATGATAATCAGTTATTTCAACTTCTTTTGCATTTCCATTATCCCATTTAAAAATGATTCTCCATTGTTTACTAATACGAATGCTATAAAAATCTTTTAGATTACCTGTAAGTTTTTCCAGTCGGTTAGACGGTGGAATGCGCAAGTCAACAATATTCTGTGAATTGTTCAACATTCTCAATTTCCGCCTTCCTACATTTTGAATATTAACCGGTATTTTTTTTACGCGGTATCCATTCCAAATGTTCTCTGTTTTCTTGGAACCAAAAGAAATAATCATAATACTGTATCGCGTTACTAACGCCAAAGATAAGTAAAATATTTTAAAATTAAGATACTTTTTCGCCTCCGGAGCTACTAATAATTTGATAGGTTTTTAAAAAGACAATCATAGTAGCTAAAACAATTGCCATTCTCAGGTAGTTTGCTGTCTGCCAAAGTTCACCGGTTATTCCCAATTGTTCTACAGGTATGTCTTCAAGCGGATCTAAAAACAAAACAAAGTTTTTGGGTAAAAAGTAAGTTAAGGTAAATACTTCTGTCAAAACAACTCCGGCAAGGGCAATCAACATCCACTTGTTAGCAGATTTTGGCCTGTTTCTCAATAAAATAATTGAAGTGATTAAACTTAAAACAGTTAAAGGCACCAGTGTCTGAAAGAAAAATCCCGGATGTGTTACATGGAAAAACTCCCTATAAGCAATCAGCGAGTTGGGAATGTCAGCAGACCAGTTTGGCACTTCAGCAATAATCTGATAAATATTGCCTCCCATAACTGCACTAAAAGCCATCAGTGATATTGAAAAGAGGATAAACCCGATTTTAAAGCGAGTAGATTTTGAATTACTCATATATTTTGCTTTTTAATTTTAACAAACAATACAAAAAAAAAATATTCTGCCCTTTAAAAATTGTATTTAACGGACATATTCAAAAAGATGACCTGCAACATTACTTTTCTTGCTTTGGTAGGCTTTGGGTGTAATTGATGTAAATCTTTTAAAAGTCTTAATAAAATGCGATTGATCTGAAAATTCGCAGGCATAGGCAATCCGGGTAAGTGATAAATTTGAGTAATGAATGAGATCTAATGCTTTTCGATACTTCAAATAAAGCAGTGTATTTTCAGTATTCATTCCGGTTAGTCCGTAAAAAATCCGTGACAAATGACGTGGCGAATAACAGAGCCAATCTGACAAAGTCGGCACATCTAAAGTTTTATTTACCTGCATGCAGAGCAATTCATTAATTGCAAGTTCAAAATCAGTCAAAGAACTTAGGCGCTTGAACAGCCAGTCAGAAAAATAAATTGTTCTTTCCTGAAAAGTTTCTTTCTCTGCAAGTTGATGCCATAAAGTATTAAATGCAGGGTCTACCAGAGTCAGGTCAATACATTGCCTTGCAAATTCTCCGGCAGGTACCTGAAACAGGCTTCTTGTTGCTGTTGCTTGCAACACTACTCCAAACAAAGATTGACTATCCGGTAAATCAAGGGTTATCGGACAAGTGTGATAGCCTTGAATAAAGCATTTTGGAATTTTAAAAGTTTCATTATAAAGTTGAGAATTGAATGCTACTTCAGATGAAAAGTTAAATACAATTTCAACTATCCCTTTTGGTACGATAACCTCTTTACTAAGACCGGTGTTCTTTCGGTTTATCTCCCAAAACAATTGCACCGCATTTTTAAGCGGTTTTTCACGTGGTATGTATACTTGATCTTCCATTATCAAATAATTGTACAGAAACTTTCATCAATTGATGTAAATTTTCTGATTTAGCATCATCATATTCCATAATACACACCAAATATAAAATAAAAACACATATATTCAAAAAGCAAATCTTATTTTTGGCATAAAATTTACTTTATTTATTTCTCAAAATCTATGCATTACACATAATTTTTAGTTCGTTTCACTTCAACTTTTTATGCTTTATCTCATATTTTCGAGACCAAAAGATAATTAACGGAACCAAAATAGCAGTTGGCAATAACCAGGCAATCACTCCGGGTAAAAATGTATTGTTTACGACCAAAAAAGCAGTGATAGTTGCGATGTAACTTCCAATCATTCTCTGAAAGTGCGTTACTAACCAATAATTTTTTACACCTGCTTTGCCCTTAAAATTTAAATAATCCTGATAAACAAAAACTAAACTAATAACTCCAAATACCAAAAATACAATTCCAAAAAAGTTAGATTTGAAAACAAGG contains the following coding sequences:
- a CDS encoding DUF1772 domain-containing protein, whose protein sequence is MSNSKSTRFKIGFILFSISLMAFSAVMGGNIYQIIAEVPNWSADIPNSLIAYREFFHVTHPGFFFQTLVPLTVLSLITSIILLRNRPKSANKWMLIALAGVVLTEVFTLTYFLPKNFVLFLDPLEDIPVEQLGITGELWQTANYLRMAIVLATMIVFLKTYQIISSSGGEKVS
- a CDS encoding AraC family transcriptional regulator; translation: MEDQVYIPREKPLKNAVQLFWEINRKNTGLSKEVIVPKGIVEIVFNFSSEVAFNSQLYNETFKIPKCFIQGYHTCPITLDLPDSQSLFGVVLQATATRSLFQVPAGEFARQCIDLTLVDPAFNTLWHQLAEKETFQERTIYFSDWLFKRLSSLTDFELAINELLCMQVNKTLDVPTLSDWLCYSPRHLSRIFYGLTGMNTENTLLYLKYRKALDLIHYSNLSLTRIAYACEFSDQSHFIKTFKRFTSITPKAYQSKKSNVAGHLFEYVR
- the higA gene encoding addiction module antidote protein, HigA family, which codes for MKKLANVHPGEVLYYEFLEPLEITAYRLSKELNIPQTRISEIIKGKRRITADTALRLSKYFGNSAKFWLGLQDDYDIEEEKAEKKNELDKINVFENKNVA
- a CDS encoding plasmid maintenance system killer family protein, with product MIISFGSKKTENIWNGYRVKKIPVNIQNVGRRKLRMLNNSQNIVDLRIPPSNRLEKLTGNLKDFYSIRISKQWRIIFKWDNGNAKEVEITDYH